A portion of the Lolium rigidum isolate FL_2022 chromosome 1, APGP_CSIRO_Lrig_0.1, whole genome shotgun sequence genome contains these proteins:
- the LOC124691273 gene encoding auxin-responsive protein IAA25-like: protein MKSSPVASSLKHEQVDASKLQEGVLNNLELRLGISSDNGLCGGGGTTNPWLGVGVHTWSLSSRQDKAALEQVQQRPNESHMQREDRPQVVGWPPLCTFRKNLSTTSTRPAYSQDLSKVEPCSEEEDHGNTGVSGQERPAMFVKVNLEGYAVGRKIDINAHRSYTSLSGALQSMFHGFLSDGHRRIASREDGEQLERQKGNGVMKNYILLYEDNEGDRMLVGDVPWELFIASVKRLYITKDPRADKSDTKNNVTG, encoded by the exons ATGAAGAGCTCTCCAGTTGCATCAAGCCTGAAACACGAGCAAGTAGATGCTAGCAAACTGCAGGAAGGTGTCCTCAACAACCTTGAGCTTAGGCTTGGAATCTCTTCAGACAATGGCCTGTGTGGTGGTGGAGGCACTACTAATCCATGGCTTGGTGTTGGAGTGCACACTTGGAGCCTGTCTTCCAGGCAAGACAAGGCAGCACTGGAGCAAGTTCAGCAGAGGCCTAATGAGAGCCACATGCAAAG AGAAGATCGTCCCCAAGTGGTCGGATGGCCACCATTGTGCACATTCCGCAAGAACCTGTCCACCACATCCACAAGGCCTGCATATTCTCAAGATCTGAGCAAAGTGGAACCCTGCTCTGAAGAAGAAGACCATGGAAACACTGGAGTTTCAGGACAAGAGAGGCCAGCTATGTTTGTGAAGGTGAACCTGGAAGGTTACGCTGTTGGGAGGAAGATCGACATCAATGCGCACCGCAGTTACACTTCTCTGTCTGGGGCTCTGCAGAGCATGTTCCATGGCTTCCTGTCAG ATGGCCATCGGAGGATTGCATCTAGAGAGGATGGAGAGCAGCTGGAGCGTCAGAAGGGCAATGGTGTGATGAAGAACTACATCCTTCTgtatgaggacaacgagggcgaCCGCATGCTTGTCGGCGATGTCCCATGGGA GTTGTTCATCGCTTCAGTGAAGAGGCTTTACATTACTAAGGACCCCAGAGCTGACAAAAGCGACACGAAGAACAATG TTACAGGATGA